ATCGGTTTTAAATTTTAATTCCTGACTGTAATAATAGTTGATAGCAGGTGTAAAAGAATGAAGCCAGGAAGTTAGTTCACTATTATAATCAGGATTATCTCCTGCATCCTTTATATCCATCCCTTTATATCGAGAATCCAATCGGCCAATCGTATATCCTTCTTTATCTCGTAAAAGATCTTTCCAGAAATATGATTTTGGTACTTCAAGATTATGCTGTCGTATTGTTTTTTTAGAAAGACCAGAGTAGTATGCCATCTTATTAATAACTTCTTCTTTTTTGGTAGCATCCAGATATCCACTTTTTACAATTGCCGGAAGCAGTTCATTAATGGTATAGTTTTCTACTTCTGGAAGTACTTCGAGTAAATCTTTGCTCTGAAGTTCTGGAGGTAACATCTTATGATACCATGCTGCCGCTGCAAAATAGGGTAATCGATTTGCTACCTCTACAGGACCATCAAATTTGAAGCCTATTTCGGTAGGAGAGACCAATATCACTCCGTTAAGATACATCCATTGGCGATTTTGAAGCTCGAGAGCCAAACCAGAAACTCGTGTGGTTCCATAGCTTTCTCCGATAAGGTATTTTGGAGATCGCCAACGATTATTTCGGGTTACAAAGGTATTGATCCAATCGGCCAGGTATTTTACATCTGCTTTTACCCCAAAGAATAACTTTTTGTCAGGCATTTTTCCGTCTTTTCCGGGGATCATTCTAGAATACCCGGTGTTTACAGGGTTTACAAAAACAATATCTGCTACATCCAATACCGAATTTGGATTAGCTTTAATTCCATAAGGCTGTACAGGAAACCCTTCATTATCGATCTTAAGAATACGAGGCCCTGTATAAGCAATGTGCATCCAAACTGAAGCTGATCCTGGACCGCCATTAAATGAAATGAGTAAAGGTCGATTTTCATCATTTTTGATACCAGATCTTTTGTAATAGGTATAACATAAAGAAGCTATAGGTACTCCTGTTTCATCCCAAATTGGTTGAAACCCCACCGTTGCTTTGTATGCAATAGCTTTTCCTTTTATCGTGGTTGTATGATTAGTTACTATAGTGGTATCAATAGGAACTTTAACGTTTTGTGCTTCCGCGTAAAGCGAAATAACAAACATTGTAATGAATAAAGAAAATATATTTTTCATTTTTATGGTATAGTAATTAGTATTTTTAATTTTTACTAGCATTCTGAGCAATTTCCTGCAATTTTTGATCTATGGTTTCTTTGGGCAACCATTGCCCTCTAATCAGTACACCAGAAACCTGTTTTAAGGCTTTACTATTTTCTAGTGGATTTGCATCCAGTATAACAATATCGGCATCCAACCCTTCTTTGATTTGTCCAAATGTATCTTCCTTACCAAAAAACAGTGCAGGATTCATTGTTCCTGATTGCAGTACATCTAACGGTGTTAATCCAGCTGCTATCATTCCGTCGATTTCGTGATGAATTGAGAACCCGGGAACATTAAATAATTGCGGAGCATCAGAACCTAATAATATTTGATGTCCACTATCGTGTAATTTTTTTAGTAATGTTCTTCTTATAGTATTAAATTGTTGCCATTGTTCTTTATTAAAATTGGGATTCTCTTTGGTATATTGACCTTTTCGTTGTTTCCAATTTTGTAAGGTAGAGGTGGGCATATATTTCATTTCGGGATCTTTCAATAACTCATCGGCAGTTACAGGAGCAAACCATCTTTCAAATAAACTTTGAGTAGGAACAATCCAGGTATTATTGTCTTTTGCAAGTTGTACCAATTCATCAATTTTGGACTCATCTGCCAGCGGGGTGAAATTGTATCCAAAAAAGCCGTTATCTCCCGGGTTTACATTTTCAGATTCGGGAACCAGCCCTTCTAAAAAACCATCGATGTGATCAATAGAGGCATATTTACTTTGTATTGCATGTCGTATACCAACATCAACAGGAACATGTCCAGAAAAAGGAATACCAACTTCGTTGGCAGTTTTTACCAATTGATCAAACACTTCTATCGTAATACCAGGATGGATTTTTAAAAAATCATATCCTTCTTTTTGATAAGCCGTTACTTTGGCAATAGCTTCTTTTTTCGTCTTTAGAGAATTTCCGTTAAGAGATGGGCTAGAAGTAAAAATTCTGGGACTCAAGATATCACCTGTTTCTGCACGTTGTCTTAATTTTAGGTGATAAGGATCACCGAGCATACCTCGTATTGTTGTTATTCCATTAGAAAGGTATAAAAACAAAACCTCCTCGATACGTTCTTTTGATGTAGAAGGTTGTGGGATATGTGCATGCATTTCTGCTAAGCCAGGAATGATGTATTTCCCTTGGGCATTGATCTTTGTAGTATACCCTTCTGGATTTTCTACATCACTAGTGATCTTTTTTATTTTTCCAGAATCGATTACAATCTGTTGTTTTTCAATAGTAGTACCATTACTTACATCTACAATAGTGGCATCTGTTATCAGAATTGCAGTTGTACTCACTTGTTTTTGGGGTTGAGCGCAAGAGGTAACCAGTGCTGTAAGTAGTATGAAAAGATATGTTCTCATCACATGAGTTTTAAAATTTAGTTGCTGATCTTTTAAGTCCTTGCAAGGGTTATAGATCTAATTATGTCCTAAGTGACATCCACATCCTGGTTTCATAAAGCTTTGTGCTTCTTTATGCCATGGGAAAGCTTGACTATAATTAGCATTCTCCCACCAGAATTTAGTTCGTGTTTTGGTTGTGTTACCAATTTCATTCATGGTATCGGTATCATATAAGCGTCCGTTTACCATAGTATATTTTACAGTTTCTGTATTTCTGATATTTTCTAAAGGATTTTTATCAAGAACGATAAGATCGGCTAGTTTTCCTTCTTTTAATGAACCAATATCATTTCCTGCACCGATATATTCTGCGCCATTTAGGGTTGCAGCTCTTAGTGCTTCTATATTAGTCATTCCTCCTTGCTGAAGTAACCATAACTCCCAATGCGCTCCCAGACCTTGTAATTGTCCATGCGCTCCCAGATTTACTTTAACTCCTGCATCGGTTAATGCTTTACATGTTTTCGAGACCAGGATATGTCCATTTTCATATTCTTCATCAGGAACCATAGTTCTATGTCTTGAGCGAGCATCGATAATAGCTCTCGGGGTATATTTAAGCAATTTTTCATTTTCCCAAACCTTATCTTTTTGATAGAAGTAGTACTCCCCATTCATCCCGCCATAATTTACAATTAGTGTAGGCGTATATCCTGTATTACTGGTTTTCCAAAGTTCATTTACATCTTTATAAACCGGGGCAACGGGAATATTATGTTCAACTCCTGTATGGCCATCCATAATCATACTCATATTATGATAAAAAGTTGATCCTCCTTCGGGCACTACATTAATTTGAAGTTCTCTAGCCGCCTGTATCACTTGTTGCCGCTGATCTCTACGTGGTTGATTATAACTCTTCACAGATTTAGCGCCAAACGCTTTAGTTCTTCTTATAGAAGATCGAGCATCTTCCAGTTTATTGATCACTGCTTTAAAATCTCCATCTGCTCCGTATAAAATAATTCCTGTAGAGTAGAGGCGAGGCCCTACCATCTCACCGCTTTTAATCATCTCAGACATGGTGAAAATAGATTCAGTATTAGCAGAAGGATCGTGAGATGTGGTTACTCCAAAAGCTAGATTGGCATATAACTGCCAATGTTTTTGAGTCGTTAGACCGTATCTAAACCCTCCCACATGTGCGTGTGCATCTACAATACCGGGCATAATTGTCTTACCTTTTACATCATATATCTTTGTATCACTGGGTACAGATATTTCAGAAGTAGTTCCGATTTTTTCAATACGGTTATCTTTAATAACGATAGTCCCCTCTTCAATTATCTGGTCACCTTCCATCGTTATTATTCGGGCATTGGTGAATGCAATTCTACCTTGTGGCACATCTGTTTTTGCCTCTAAACCGATTTTGATCCCTGTTGCGGTTACTTTTCCTAATTTCTCTGGAGAGTTAGGCAAAAATGTAAAGCGATCTTTAACCTCGTTAGAGAAGTACTCATCTCCAAGAGTCCATATTATTTTTTTACTATCTCTGGACCAATGAAGGTTAATTCCCGCATCTTTAGAGACTTGAGATACTGGTACGGCTTTAGAGTTATTATCCAGGTCTATTTCTTTACCATTAAGTACGAGTGGAGCAATATATGCTTTTTGCAGATTGGTAAAAGCAATCCATTTGTTATCAGGACTAGGTACTAATCGGTTAGCATATTTAGATTTTATGTGTGTCTTTTTATCTTTTCCATTAAGATCAACAGATTTTAACTCCTTAGTAAGGTTTCCAAAGTACGTACCTCCTGTTTGATAAAAGATACGCTTTCCGTCTTTAGAAAACATAGGATATTCTCCTTCTTCTGTTAGTAGTTTAGCATTGGTGCCAGAAGACGACATGGTATAAATACCAGTATTTTTAGTAAAACTTAGACCTTGATCACTGTTTCCATTTTCTTTTCTGAAAGTGATTAAATTATTGGTAGTATTAAATACCGGAGTTCTATAAATTCCTTTTTTTGTAGTTAACTTGGTAGAAGTACCGCCTGAAGCAGAAATTTTATGTATTGCTCCCAGGTTTTCATCATTCCAGGTGACATATACGATATGTTGGCCATCTCTAGAGAAGCTGGGCTCAAACTCAAAGTCAGAAGATTGCGTAGTAAGACGTTGTGGTTTCCCTTTGGGTAGGCTTTTTCTCCATAAATGTCCAAGAGCACTAAACACTACTGTTTTACCATCTGGAGAAGTAACTGCATTACGAATTACTTTGGAGGTAAACTTTTCGGGAGAAACCGGAGTGTTAAAATGCAAAGTTTCAGCAATTTTGATAGTAGCATCTACCGTAAACGGGATATTAGTCACTTGTTGATTCTCTACATTAATTTTATTGATTTTTCCACCAGCCCAGAATATGATTTCTTTGTTGTTAGGCATCCAACTAAAATTGGGATAGATCCCAAAAATCGCCCAGGCCTCCTGTTGGTCTTTGTTTAGTTTATCATAGATTGGCCATTCTTCACCGGTTTCGAGATTATGAATATACAATACCGTTTTGGTACGAACTCTTTTTACAAAAGCAAGTTTTTTACCATCTCTGGATACTTGTGGTCGTGCTGCACCTCCCGGTCCACCAGTAACTGTAATCGTTTTTCCTGTTTCGAATTCATATCTCTTAATAGCATAAATCTGTTTGTTTGGGTCTTTATTATACTGAAAAAAACCACCAGGATACATATCCTCTGCATAGTACATATATTTACCATCAGGAGAAATATGAGGTTCATTAACATCTTGTTGGTCATTTTTTCTTTTGGTTAACTGTAATCCAGAACCTCCTGTAATATGATACTGCCACATTTCACCTGCACCCAAAGAACGCTGAGAAGTAAAGTGTTTTCTTGCTACCAGATAATTGCCATCGGGCATCCAGGTAGCATTGTTTAGTAATCTAAACTTTTCTTTGGTAATTTGTTTAGGCTTACTACCATCACTATTCATCACCCAAATATTATCGCCTCCACCGGCATCACTGGTAAAAGAGATTTTTTTACCATCAGGACTAAAACGAGGTTGTACCTCAAAGGGGATTCCTGTACGTAATACTTTTGCTTTTCCGCCAGAAACAGGGATACTATAGATATCTCCCAAAAGGTCAAAAACAATAGTATTACCATCGGGACTAACATCCAGATTCATCCAGGTACCCTGATCTGTGGTAAACGTATGATCTTTATAATTAAATTCCCCTTTGGGATTAGAAACATCC
The sequence above is a segment of the Aquimarina spinulae genome. Coding sequences within it:
- a CDS encoding S10 family peptidase; amino-acid sequence: MKNIFSLFITMFVISLYAEAQNVKVPIDTTIVTNHTTTIKGKAIAYKATVGFQPIWDETGVPIASLCYTYYKRSGIKNDENRPLLISFNGGPGSASVWMHIAYTGPRILKIDNEGFPVQPYGIKANPNSVLDVADIVFVNPVNTGYSRMIPGKDGKMPDKKLFFGVKADVKYLADWINTFVTRNNRWRSPKYLIGESYGTTRVSGLALELQNRQWMYLNGVILVSPTEIGFKFDGPVEVANRLPYFAAAAWYHKMLPPELQSKDLLEVLPEVENYTINELLPAIVKSGYLDATKKEEVINKMAYYSGLSKKTIRQHNLEVPKSYFWKDLLRDKEGYTIGRLDSRYKGMDIKDAGDNPDYNSELTSWLHSFTPAINYYYSQELKFKTDLKYNMFGPVRPWDRTKGNNTGKNLRRAMAMNANLHTMIQSGYYDGATTYFNAKYVMWQLNANGKLKDRLSFKGYRSGHMMYLRNEDLIKANDDIRAFIAKSSVNINKGSKY
- a CDS encoding amidohydrolase family protein yields the protein MRTYLFILLTALVTSCAQPQKQVSTTAILITDATIVDVSNGTTIEKQQIVIDSGKIKKITSDVENPEGYTTKINAQGKYIIPGLAEMHAHIPQPSTSKERIEEVLFLYLSNGITTIRGMLGDPYHLKLRQRAETGDILSPRIFTSSPSLNGNSLKTKKEAIAKVTAYQKEGYDFLKIHPGITIEVFDQLVKTANEVGIPFSGHVPVDVGIRHAIQSKYASIDHIDGFLEGLVPESENVNPGDNGFFGYNFTPLADESKIDELVQLAKDNNTWIVPTQSLFERWFAPVTADELLKDPEMKYMPTSTLQNWKQRKGQYTKENPNFNKEQWQQFNTIRRTLLKKLHDSGHQILLGSDAPQLFNVPGFSIHHEIDGMIAAGLTPLDVLQSGTMNPALFFGKEDTFGQIKEGLDADIVILDANPLENSKALKQVSGVLIRGQWLPKETIDQKLQEIAQNASKN
- a CDS encoding amidohydrolase family protein translates to MHKHIVTTLIIGIFLIFNTQAQKDKKNKKEEEKWDVSNPKGEFNYKDHTFTTDQGTWMNLDVSPDGNTIVFDLLGDIYSIPVSGGKAKVLRTGIPFEVQPRFSPDGKKISFTSDAGGGDNIWVMNSDGSKPKQITKEKFRLLNNATWMPDGNYLVARKHFTSQRSLGAGEMWQYHITGGSGLQLTKRKNDQQDVNEPHISPDGKYMYYAEDMYPGGFFQYNKDPNKQIYAIKRYEFETGKTITVTGGPGGAARPQVSRDGKKLAFVKRVRTKTVLYIHNLETGEEWPIYDKLNKDQQEAWAIFGIYPNFSWMPNNKEIIFWAGGKINKINVENQQVTNIPFTVDATIKIAETLHFNTPVSPEKFTSKVIRNAVTSPDGKTVVFSALGHLWRKSLPKGKPQRLTTQSSDFEFEPSFSRDGQHIVYVTWNDENLGAIHKISASGGTSTKLTTKKGIYRTPVFNTTNNLITFRKENGNSDQGLSFTKNTGIYTMSSSGTNAKLLTEEGEYPMFSKDGKRIFYQTGGTYFGNLTKELKSVDLNGKDKKTHIKSKYANRLVPSPDNKWIAFTNLQKAYIAPLVLNGKEIDLDNNSKAVPVSQVSKDAGINLHWSRDSKKIIWTLGDEYFSNEVKDRFTFLPNSPEKLGKVTATGIKIGLEAKTDVPQGRIAFTNARIITMEGDQIIEEGTIVIKDNRIEKIGTTSEISVPSDTKIYDVKGKTIMPGIVDAHAHVGGFRYGLTTQKHWQLYANLAFGVTTSHDPSANTESIFTMSEMIKSGEMVGPRLYSTGIILYGADGDFKAVINKLEDARSSIRRTKAFGAKSVKSYNQPRRDQRQQVIQAARELQINVVPEGGSTFYHNMSMIMDGHTGVEHNIPVAPVYKDVNELWKTSNTGYTPTLIVNYGGMNGEYYFYQKDKVWENEKLLKYTPRAIIDARSRHRTMVPDEEYENGHILVSKTCKALTDAGVKVNLGAHGQLQGLGAHWELWLLQQGGMTNIEALRAATLNGAEYIGAGNDIGSLKEGKLADLIVLDKNPLENIRNTETVKYTMVNGRLYDTDTMNEIGNTTKTRTKFWWENANYSQAFPWHKEAQSFMKPGCGCHLGHN